In bacterium, the sequence GTCGCCTCGCTCTACGCGGGCATGGACCTGCGGCGCTCGTTCTGACGGCGGAGCGTGTCCGCACCATGACCCGCTTCCGACTGCAGGCGATCACGATCGTCGTGGTGCTCCTCCCGGCCCTCGGGCTCGGGCTCCGCTTCGCGACGGAGGGCCCCGGCGCGAATCCCGTCGACGACCTGACCCACGTGACCGGGGAGTGGGGCCTGCGCTTCCTGCTGCTTTCGCTCGCGGTGACCCCGGCGCGCCGCTTCCTGGGCTGGCACTGGGCGCAGCCCCTCCGCCGCACCCTCGGCCTGGCCGCGTTCTCCTACGCCCTCGCCCATCTCGCGACGTGGTCGATCTTCGATCTGGGCCTCGACGTGCCGGCGATCATCGACGACGTGATCGAGCGCCCCTACGTGACCGCGGGCATGGCGGCGTTCGTGATCCTGCTGGCCCTCGCCTTCACGAGCACCCGGGGCTGGATCAAGCGCCTCGGCGCCCGCTGGGTCACGCTCCACCGTGCGG encodes:
- a CDS encoding sulfoxide reductase heme-binding subunit YedZ, with product MTRFRLQAITIVVVLLPALGLGLRFATEGPGANPVDDLTHVTGEWGLRFLLLSLAVTPARRFLGWHWAQPLRRTLGLAAFSYALAHLATWSIFDLGLDVPAIIDDVIERPYVTAGMAAFVILLALAFTSTRGWIKRLGARWVTLHRAVYGAGALAVLHHFWLVKADYRPAIVHGVLLAGLLAARLAWRARSRTA